From a single Gimesia fumaroli genomic region:
- a CDS encoding BON domain-containing protein: MTVETYSQKARKLSEKIEQTITFRTGSQVHSLKVDILGEIVVLSGRTDSFYHKQLATHAALSEIDQYALTNNIRVES; the protein is encoded by the coding sequence ATGACAGTTGAAACGTATTCACAGAAGGCCAGGAAACTTTCAGAAAAGATTGAACAGACGATTACATTTCGCACTGGTAGTCAGGTTCATTCGTTAAAAGTAGATATTCTGGGAGAGATTGTTGTACTCTCGGGACGTACTGATTCTTTTTACCACAAACAGCTGGCAACACATGCTGCGTTAAGTGAAATCGATCAGTATGCCCTGACGAACAATATCCGAGTGGAATCTTAA